TAGCCAACAAACATAACCGAGCTGCAACGCATGTACATGAAATCACCACAATGGATTGGGTAAGGTTCACTTATACTTACAGTAGATATAACATTGTAACATGTACAATTAATTTTAGATTTAAGTATTACTTCATGAAAAGGTTGTCATGTACAGGGTGTATTTTAACTCTGTAATAAAATTAAGTTTGATAGAATAGTGAAGCAATTCAGACTAAAGATATATTGGTGGACCGCTTCAGTGTGCCCATGTCTGAATTATGGGTTACCACTACTATATATCTTTATTTTGCTACTTTTACTGtaattttgtttcactacttttgattTCTGTCACTAGTGCTAGCTAAACTGTAAGGGCAGGGCAGCCGACTAAGGCAAAGTTAATTGGACAAattgtttgtggtaatgcgcAAACGCAAAAAGCCATAGACTATGCAGAGAATTATCTGTGCTTTAAATCtattagcttgtcacaactctAGTTGCTTGCCACCACATGATTACTCTTACGCGGAGCACGGGTTACACTGTCTCCTTTCTCGCTAAATAGCTCCAAAATTATACGCCACAgaacatcaaaatttggtacagaCATCGTGTAAACGTCACTCTGCAATAGTACGCTTTGAATTTTCACGATTCATGCTTGATGGAGTTGTTGGCCAATGTTGTAGTCCGCAGGTGTgtgttttcactactttccataTTGTTATCAGTAAAGAGTAAGGCGTAGAATTGTTCTACgaggtgagaaatggttgggCCCTAGTTTGTGTGCTTTTTTCAATCCATTAGAAATTGATTTTATTGACAGTGAAAATTTTTTTTGGTAGAACAGTTGTATTGATATGCGATATGTTGacatatcgtggcttgttaacatggctgacaatcaaattattgtacattgtgattaaacttaatatgtaatgcttctcaaagaaagAATAGCTCACTTAAAAAATGACATAGACCATTGTTTAGACTCTACTTTGTATTGTGCAATGtatcgctgtatcgtgatacaccagaggcaatataatATATCCATACATCGTACACACTGTGTGGTTACAACTATAATAGCTACAGTCAACTATTTTGAAACTGATACAATTGCAATttgtacaagtagaaggaaaaatttggaattcaaGCTCAGTTagtgatcatagaaataaaagtaaagaaacaagggaagtcagatatactagtggacattaatctgTAGTTGTTACTGGCCATAACTGAATTGTCCACtacagtggaccctcagttatccgaacaccttgattatccgaatgctaaatgtgactgttctattctaTTAcagaaaatgactgttctattagagtagttgaacgaagctctgtatataaatcaatgggcttcagttatccgcaCATGTTCACTTATCTTTGGctaactataagaacaaagctgtttggataactgaggatccactgtagtatcatacagtgtgatagTAACTgcacattagggatcatggaggtttgggcttttctgacaAAAAAATATTACCccaaaatcagcctcacaatgcCTTCATGATGTCTTAGTAGTATTGTTGATGTACAaataagcccaaaagtgtcttcagaatgGCCAAAATCACTTTAGATaagctgctacagaattttaaatttcttgcctgatgccttcagacaagtgtaacttgaaaaCTGATAAGGCTACAGGGGTTGACTTtttactgttcgacgttgcttcagctggacatgtgccttttggaatgccacagtacgtacagtgcattcttcatggacttacgagtatcctcttttgtgtcccatttatcttgctcacagcaaaaggtgtcgattcgtgCTAGTGAATTAAGTGTCTGTGATATTCATttctgatttgtacagcaatatAATAGTCCTTGTTAGCTTGATTTATTGATGAATAAGGGTGTGGTAAATATGGATACCAGATGTCAGTTTAGTGGTTGTAGTGTTTCCCATTCATGTAGAAGAATGAATGCCATGTAGATATTCATTCCAGACCGATTCATCTGCTTGAtgccttgtattgtgacttcctgtgttggtctggtgtgtCTTTTTGTTTGATGTCTGAACTACAtgtaattagtggccagactggGTGGCCAAAGGAGGCACTATATACCCAGAAATTTTTGAGGAGATGAAACTTTCATGAGTAATGACAGCTTCATGAAATGTAACCATGAGATATTTGAGATGCACAGCTATTACCTTAGCAAACTAAGGAATGCTTTCTAGACTTTTGTGAATCAAAAAtgcaaaaattatattttacatgCTTTCgcaaaagtttcatccctcaaaaattggctgtagagtagtgatgtgcgatatatcggaAAAATATCGATTTtgcgataattttgtcgatattgttatcgtatcgattttcgatactgctttagcagattaaAGGTAATACTTTGCGATgattatcgaaatatcgaagaatatttcgataaatctacagcatttagtatgtgattgcgcaatcacgctagaaatgaaggttggttctgtactatctagccactttaaaaatttgtctaccagtttcctaggcttattattagtttaatGCAATAGTTAGTGTGTAAATtttatttcaagcatatttataaatatcggacgcccacgcaattacaccacccacacaattaaaaattatcgaaaatcgtatcgaaatttcgatatttaccccaatatcgtatcgataacatatagaaataaaaatcctgatatcgcacaccactactgTACAGTACCTTGCCATGTTACAACCTTTTCATATTTGATTTGTAACACTAGTAACAGCCTTTTGTCTACCCGCACACCATACTACAAATAGAATTGTATGTCAACTGATGATGCAGGTAACTATTTTTACTTGAATAATCTATTTCTTCTGTATGTAGATACAGCAATGCAGAAAGCTTCTCTACGAGCTATCTAATACTTCACTGGATCATGATCCTCCTTCAAAGAAGCCTGAAAAGTGGAGAAAAGCTTGTTCAACGGTTCTGGTCATAGATGTATGTATATGTCTTTTTGTAACCATTATTGGTGTGGTTTATGAGCTAAGACAATATATGTTGCTAGGCAATTTTCACGATAGTAAatactatatatgcatgttAGTTATGTTCCATGAATTGACACTTGCATTTTCTTTACTCTTAAGTTGCAAAGAAGACAGATACTACAGATACTGTTTGATAGTTGGTTAATAGCACAAGTTTTATCACTGTTTAGCCTCCTAATGTCTTACAGTATTTAGCAgacaatgcatgcattgtaaacACACCTATTTCTTTGCTTGTAGTACAAATTGCAGGTAGTTTGACAATGGCTCTATTTAAGGTGACATGGGATTTACAGTGTAATTGTATGCATTCCTGCTTACTACATGTATTACGCATGTAGGAAACTGCGTATTGGGAAAAAATATGGAAAGTGACGCAGATCATTATTATGCTTTACTTAAAGTAGTCATGATACAGACAGTTTGACGTCTCCTGTTTAGACACTATTTTACTGTGATGGCCCCTAGCTACTGCTTGTGGATCATGCTTCTAAAATTGCATGTAAGTGGTATACACCAAGAGTTCGTACTACATGTATGTAAGGGAAGGGTTTATAATGTTATGACCATACTTAAAAGATATTTGCGTGGTCTTGTTATAGATTGAAAAGCTTGATGAGAGGCTAATATATTTTTTATCAGCTCTACCTAATGAAACTTTTGGACATGTTAGGAAAATTTTTGACCTTCATGCCCAGGGAGAACTGAAAACAATCGCAAGATCAAAGAAAGGAGCTAAAGGTCAAGTACCAGATTTGCCTGGTTCGTCTTTTAAACCATTCCGTGGTTTAGATCAAGACACCTTATGCCAATTGATGGCAGACATTAGCTCAAAAAAGCTGACATTTAGAGAAGCAGTCAGCAAGTGTAGTGACATCAAGGCTATTCAAAAAGTTAGAAATTGCTTTATGAAGGTCACTGGCTGTAAAACGTGGGAACAAGCTGAAGAAAAGTATCCATGTTATACATCATCGGAAAAGCTGGAGCCATTTAAAAGTTTAAATTGTTCAGGGGTTGAGACTCCAGCACAGCTGCTGCATTTTTGTAAGAGAGCAATGGAATTCCCTTGTCCTGTTCAAGACTCTGGAGTGGTTGTTGATCACGAAAATGTGTTCCTGATACAGAATTCTAACAGCAGCGGACTGTTATGGAAGACAAAATTATGCGATGCTACCCCTGGTGCCTTGAGGAATTGTTTTGCGCAAGTAGGAAAGAGCGGATTCCCAGGATTTTCCCTATCTTTTTTGGATTTTACTGGGATGGAGCTAGATATGGTATTGTGAACATAAGGCTATAATAGCAtgtaattatgtgaccggatctgagATTTACCTGTTTGCACAAACCTACTTTACAGTAGAATTAAACATAATGGGGCGAGATATGTCAAAAATCCATTTCAGAGTGCTTGCTTCAATATTGTAATGGAAAAATGGCATtgttgtacactgtatgtatttaCCATAGCAAAAAAAAACCTTTGTTTCATGTCGATTCTTTAGAAAAGACAGAAGATACGAGCTCTTCTTAGTTTTTTGCCAGTCGTAGGAAGACAAAAATTGTCTAGTAATAGCTTTGGTAGTGACTAGTGAGTGTGAAAGCTAAATCAATACATTCATTTAATACTGCATGCTCTGATGCTttaagttatggccatttttattGAGCATCTCTGGTTTATTTTCGTAATATCACTTTACACATCGATTTTGTTACTGTTACCACTTTTGTAGTATTGCAACTTCTAAACTAAAACCTTTATTAACTATTGTTTTGgtaatgtacagtagtaaaAGAATTGTAATAAAATTGAATTCAAAAACGTGAGATGCTTACAGATCCGATCACATATAAATGTGATAACAATTGTCATAAACTTTTCTTCTTTAGGTACAACAAGAAGCAAAGCAGGCATTACGTGTGCTACGGGCATTAAACTATAATGATGGACTGCAGCATTTTTACGTCATACTGATGTGTGACTTGTCAGTTATTAGTTACCTTGCTGATAGCCTGCATGGCTCATATGACAAGCTGGATTATGGAGCATGTGGATTATCAGAAGAGAATGGTACGTATGTACTTATAGATTGACGATGTGGAAGTATATTGATGTACCATAGTCCAGTCACAGATCTTTTGtaaaccacgcccacttattgagATTACAAGCAGATGTtaagccatgcccatttatcagTAGTTGCATGTATTACAATCTGTATAGCATGAACCCAAGTTGCTTACTGTTTTGCGAGCTTACATGAAACCACGGCCCACTTATTGTATAAGTCATATCATAgcctagtcttgcagcaggtcATTACtatgtgagccatgcccactttgtTATCAGGAATGTGTAATTGAGTGTGTACTCAGTGCAGCGTTCTGAAATTTGTAGGTATGCagagagccacacccactatagTTGCTCGATTGCTCAACATGCTGATCCAGCACCTGAAACGTTGCCTCAAAACATATTTCTGAACACACACCCCAGTTTTCACTAGTCCGGGTCAGCAGTTGATGCATTTCACACTAAACATTGTATCTATTTATATCTGACTATAAAAATGAATGAAATCTACTTTAATGCAATTGTTAACATTTCCTATTCTAATTATCTTGCACTTGTTCAACCTTTTAAAGTTTGCGTGTATATTtataatataatttatgtatgtattatagtaTTTGTATGTGAATCTAGAACATGGTGCAGGAAGTAAGCAGCATACAACCATTGGATTGTTGGTGACTACCGTAGGATCACCATCTTTTCAAGCCAACAAACCAAATTTCTTTACCCACAAGAATGACGCTTACGTCACTGATTCAGCCACTGGTAGAAAAGTCTGTGATAATCAAAAGCCAGTATCATTTTATAATGAGATGATGGAGCTTCTTTCTGCTCAAGATGACTGGATTTTGAGTGCACCAACAGGAATTGGTATGTATGCATATGAGAAAATGTATGTAGTATAGAACACCACATATTTTAATTGAATTAAAATTGCCATAAAATTGATTATTGTGTCATGCACACACCAACAGCTGGCCTTCGAGTGGGCATATGTCTGATGGTTTGGGAAAAACCATGTGTGCTTGTCTGTCCACGCATGTACGTGACCAACTTCAAGGTACGGAATTATAGTTTACAATCTTATATACCATTTTTTGTTGCATGTAGGGGGTGTGGTTGCATTTAGGGGTGTGGCCTCTGCTTAATGGAGCTTGCTTATGGGATCATTGCGATGCAACAGATGTTTTAATAACTATAAGAAACAATATAGTAGGCCTTGTAAGCTTCCAGAAATATGGGATGTGTTCCCTATGAATATGTATGAAAATGAACACCAGCCTTGAGACTTTGTCTAGGAATGGTCTGGATAGACATCCTTGaaagttttgattgtggatCAGCAGCTGACTCTATGTCTGGTTATGATAGACAAATCTTAAAAATATCGAATTTTGATTACACAAATTTAATGTTTATTCAATGCTGTTGAATCATATATGGCATaatcacaaaattttctaaaGGCCTTGAAGGGTAAGCTTTCTTGTAGAGTTGTTAGTTGGTGTCGTTTTGTGTAGAATGGCAATTTTGTGTTATCAATAATGTATGTGTGGTCTGTATATATTCGTAAAATAAGgactgaaatttcagttcttAAAAATATAAGGGCTGAAGATTCAAAAGGAGTTATAAAAAAGgagctgaaatttcagttcatGACTGAATTTTTAGTTCTTAAAGTAAGAACTGAAAGTTTAGTTCTTAAAAAAAGGAGCTGAAATTTCAGTTGAGgactgaattttcagttcttaAAAATAAGGAATGAAATAAAAAAATGACTGAAATTTCAATTCTTAAAAATAAAAGCAATTTTCACTTCTTACAAATTGAAATTTCAGCTCTTCAAATAAGgactgaaatttcagttcataGAATTTTCAGTAACAGTTCCATAGTCATAATATGTTTTTAGGTGAACATTTGTTTCCACATGTAGGAAGCGCTATGATAGCTGGAATAACTGGTAGGAGAAATGTGTGTACAGTGGAACACAGTGATGTTAATTTTATACAATCAAAAATTAGAGTAGTTAAAGAAGTGTCAAAGCCTGTTCAGACTACAGATGAGACTGAGACTATTGCAGAATATGACAATGGCACTTCATAATCAGTGttttaaaacttttttttgtgtgtatattaGGCTGCTTATAAATTTGCACTCCTTTTGTTAATGCTGTAGTATTGTATACACTTTTGTGTGCTGTATGAAATGCTGTTTGTTTTGAATACTGAAATTTGTATGCGAAATTT
The Dysidea avara chromosome 7, odDysAvar1.4, whole genome shotgun sequence genome window above contains:
- the LOC136261489 gene encoding uncharacterized protein — encoded protein: MPRAQLWHFLPASEELSDGSGVYVGFGKKVHRKYGTLTRGSLIKRENSDGVVCLVATFSKESQPRMLDITKFDWTVNDFCKMFKSSGSEERFIQIFDEALKSQESIVNEDSSLSGPSNKRQCLIEVASHQARAREAAEKAGLNKEFEDTGIDLETLTYHQGNFTLPVKCLEPPPEEWLVRKCSKNIVDQLKQEMVDNMCTDVQPILCIVQLKRDETFNPLVKEGYKYNTIGGNHSRQALQELLSEKPELKSSKQFTHRTCSVYSAMDTILVRRLANKHNRAATHVHEITTMDWIQQCRKLLYELSNTSLDHDPPSKKPEKWRKACSTVLVIDIEKLDERLIYFLSALPNETFGHVRKIFDLHAQGELKTIARSKKGAKGQVPDLPGSSFKPFRGLDQDTLCQLMADISSKKLTFREAVSKCSDIKAIQKVRNCFMKVTGCKTWEQAEEKYPCYTSSEKLEPFKSLNCSGVETPAQLLHFCKRAMEFPCPVQDSGVVVDHENVFLIQNSNSSGLLWKTKLCDATPGALRNCFAQVGKSGFPGFSLSFLDFTGMELDMVQQEAKQALRVLRALNYNDGLQHFYVILMCDLSVISYLADSLHGSYDKLDYGACGLSEENEHGAGSKQHTTIGLLVTTVGSPSFQANKPNFFTHKNDAYVTDSATGRKVCDNQKPVSFYNEMMELLSAQDDWILSAPTGIGSAMIAGITGRRNVCTVEHSDVNFIQSKIRVVKEVSKPVQTTDETETIAEYDNGTS